Within Bacillus sp. FJAT-45350, the genomic segment AAAATCTCCTCCCATTCTGTAGATTAAACGAAATATTATAACCTAGTTTACTGTATGTCTAGGTTATATACTAGGAAAGTGAATAAGGTCACTAAAAGGGAATCCCTCTTAGTGACCTTTTAAAAGTGTGTACACTTAATTTGAAGTTGTATGCAATTGGATTGGAGTATATTTTTGAGACAGCCTCAAAGATTTAGCCCACTGGCTTCTTCCTTGCCAAAATCGTCTGCCTTCCCTCTAGTTCATGTTCCTCATAAAAAAGAATATGCCAATCAGCAAATTCGCTCAGGAGTTCATTAGAATTCAATTTGAATTTATCAGATACACCTTCTTTTTTATGGTAGGACGACTTATAAAATGTCTCCATAAAGACATATCCATTCTCATTGATGATAGTTTTAATAAATGGAAAAATTGCTCTGTCTAAATAATACGTCACTACTACTAAATCATAAATCTTATCCGATTCTATTGTTCTGCTTAATTCAGTTAAGTCACATAGTCTTGGAGTAACTGATAGTCGTTGTTCGTCTACCTTCGTTTTAATAAACTGTATAGCTACATCTGAAATATCTAAAGAATCTACTTGGTATCCCAGTTCCGCAAGATAAAAGCTATTCGCTCCTAGACCACAGGCAATATCAAGGGCTTGTTCACCTGTAAAATACGATGAGAGATTTTTTAGACGTTCATTAGGGCGCGGTTGATTGAGATTTTTAATATGTTGTTGATGCTTATTATTCCATTTCGTTTTCGTATCCAACTTTGAGTCCCTCCAAAGTATTATTTTGTTGATTTTACTTTACACAATATTAGAATACAAATAAAAACACATTAGGAAGTGTGTTCCTAATGTGCCCATTACACCTTATGAGGAAGAAGTACTTTCTGCGTGTTCAGGCTTTTCTTTTGGTAAAAAGCTTGCTACTAAAATGACACATAGAGTAGCAATGATAGCTAGAATAATGAAAACAGAATGGAGTCCTGCTGCTAAAATATCTGGTGCAACATCTGTTCCATTATTCGTATGCCCCCCAATATGTTGATTAAGGACTGCTCCTAATACAGCTATTCCTAACGTTTGACCTAATGTTCGTAAAAATGCATTTGAAGATGATGCAGTACCACGGTGGTTCCATTCTACCGACGATTGAACAATAACTGTAAAAACAGTAAATGATAGACCGAATCCTAATCCAATGAAGAACA encodes:
- a CDS encoding class I SAM-dependent methyltransferase, producing MDTKTKWNNKHQQHIKNLNQPRPNERLKNLSSYFTGEQALDIACGLGANSFYLAELGYQVDSLDISDVAIQFIKTKVDEQRLSVTPRLCDLTELSRTIESDKIYDLVVVTYYLDRAIFPFIKTIINENGYVFMETFYKSSYHKKEGVSDKFKLNSNELLSEFADWHILFYEEHELEGRQTILARKKPVG